The genomic region GGCTATCCTTGCCTCCGGACACAGCGATAAGTATCCTGTCCTCCTGCTCTATCAGCTGGTGATCATGGATGGCCTTTCCTATCTTTGAGTTTATCCGCGCGCCTGTTTCAGTGAGGTTCCTCATATGCGTCCCTTACGACTTTTTCATTATCTTTATCATACCATGATTATATACTTTCACGCGCGCTAACGCAATCCAATTGCCTGCACGGAGACTTTCTCCGGCAGACTCTTCCATGTGAAGTATTTTATTTGAAAAATGGCGCCCGGATGCCTTACAATACGAAAAGAAAAGGAAAAAATAACATGAAGACAGTAACACGGATAGATGACATAAACGACCCGCGCGTCCTGCCGTACAGGTCACTTAAAATGCGGCACCCCGATAAGGACGGCCTCTTCGTGGTCGAGAGCAAACCGGCCGTGAAGGCTCTTTTGGAAAGCGGCATGGACATAGTCAGCTGCCTGACCACCCCCCGGATTTACCGGGAACTCGAAATGCCCGATAAGAGGAATATAAGATTTTACCTCATGGAAAAGAAGGCCATCGAAGATGTGATAGGCTTCAGGTTCCACCACGGCGTTATGATGGCCGCCCGGCTTCCGAAGAGAAGGGATCTTGAAAAGATACCCGTTGACTTCTCCAGACCGCACCTGGTGGTGGCCCTTAACGGTGTCCACGACCCCCAGAACGTGGGAATGATAATCCGTAATGCCGCGGCTTTCGGAGCGGACGCACTGGTGGTCGATGCCGGGACCTATGAGCCTTTTTACCGGAAAGTATCGCGTATATCCATGGGCTCCGTCTTCAAGATACCCGTAGCCTACGAAGAGGACCTCGCGCCGGCGCTGGGAACTCTCAGGCAAAAGTACGGCACGAAGATAGTGGTCAGCTCACTTTCACCCGGTGCGGTAAGCCTTGAAGAAGCGGACCTTTCCGACCGCCTTTGTCTGGTGCTGGGGAATGAATTCTCCGGAGCCTCGGAGAAACTCGCGGAAACTGCCGATCTGTCGGTTAGGATACCGCATGAATTCGGGAAGGTGGATTCTCTGAACGTATCCTGCGCGGCCGCCGTATGTCTTTACCAGGCGTCGCTTAAAAGATCTCTGCACAAAAAAAGCGGCCCCGGGGATTATACCGGGACCGCTCGATTCTCTTAAGATCGCCGCTTTACTTGATGTATTCTGAAGAACTCTTCGATGATGAGCTTTTGGCCGACGAACCTTTATCGGCGCTGGTCTTCTCCAGATTGCTCTTCTGGCCCATTGCCGTCCAGGGCCACTTCTCATCGAACGCTACTCCCCTTACGTCCCTGGGACCAGGCAGAAAGAAGGTCGCCAGATCGAAAGCGCCGTCCACTTCACGGCTCAGGAAATACCATATGCCTTTAAAAAGGCCGCCATCCCATGATCCTTCCTCTATGCCTTTCATCATCTGTCCGGGTATTTCCAAAACGCCGAAAAGCACGTTGAAAGCGCCGCGCTGTAGTTTATTCAGGACAGGCCTGACCGTCGCGTCCTGAAAACTCGGATCGGTCATGTCATAAGGCGTACCCTGTTCCCATGCGTATTCAGCATCAAGGGGTATACCTATGTCCTCGTTGGACGCCGGATCCGCCGCCCAGCAACCCGCAAGTTCCCCCGCTCCGGAGACCGTCCTGCCCAGAGCGCTGCCGACACCGGCAAAGCAGCCGCCGATGGCTCCTATCCAGCCGGTGTTCTCCTTGCCCATCCAGCCGTACTCATATCCCTTGGCTATCTGCGCGGGGATCTCTATCCAGCCGGTAAGCACGTTAGCAAACCCCCAGTAGGCTTTATCCCCCACCGCTTTGGCGTAATCGTCCTGCTGCGCGAAACAAGCCGTCGAAACGAGCATAGCCGTCACTACGACCGCGACAAAAAAGATCTTTTTCATGTCTTTCTCCTCCCTTTTTGGAATTTTCCACATTCTCTTGCCAATTATAATTTATTCCCGCATTTTTTGGAACAAAAAAATATCACCGATTTAGCTTACCGGCAGGATGACCGTCGCGGTCGTACCTTTGCCGGGCGTGCTGGAATACTTCATCTCCCCGCCGTGCGCCTTGATTATTCCGTAACAGACCGAAAGCCCCAGGCCGGTCCCGTGGTCCTTTGTCGTGAAGAAAGGATCGAATATCTTCTGCATATCTTCTTCGGATATACCTATTCCCGTATCCTTGAAATCTATCCAGATATTATCCCCTTTAAGGGAAGTGGTGATCGTCAACTGGCCACCTTCGGGCATGGCATCGGCGGCGTTCCTTATCAGGTTGACGAATATTTCATGCATCTGCTTTTCGTCGACCTGCACATGGGGTATGGTCTCATCCAGGACCGTATCCACCTTGATGTCCTTAAGTCCCATCTGGTGTTCGAGCATCTGCATAGCAAAATTCACAGCCTCGTTAATGTCAACTTCCTTCATCTGTTTCTTGCTCGGCCTGGAGAATAAAAGAAGTCTTTCGATGATGTTCTTGGCGCGGTAACACTGGTCCATTATTATCGAGAGGGATTCATTGATGACATCGTTCTTGGGCTGCTCCATAAGGGATATCTGCGCCCTGCCGGATATCACCATGAGCGGGTTATTGACCTCGTGCGCCATGTCCGAGACCAGCTTGCCCAGCTGGGTAAGCCTCTGGGCCTCCTTGACGCGCTCTCTTTCGGTTATATCCCGGTCAACTCCCCTGTAACCGGCAAGTTCCCCTTCCTCGTCAAAAACCGGCAGGGCGTTGGTCTCTACCTTCACCACCTCGCCCTTCTTATTAACAAGAGGGTTCACGTAGTTCGAGAACTTTTCTCTTTTGTCAATCATTTCGTTAATTTCGCGCGTAAGCTCTTCCTTCTGGTCTTCCGGAAAAAAATCCGAAAAATGCTTGCCTATGACCTGTTCGGGCTTATAACCTATTACTTTTTCGGAGACACTGCTCGAATAAGTGTACCTGCCTCCCGGATCGACCTCCCACACCCAGTCACCCACGTTCTTGGTGATATCCTGGAAGCGTTTTTCGGCATCCTGGAGCACCTTGATCGAAACGGTCGACTTTTTAAGTTCCTCCGCCATTTTGTTGAAGGACGTGGCCAGCTCCCCGACCTCATCACTGGTCCTTGCCGGCACTCTCACGTCAAGATCACCTTTGGCCACTTCGTTCGTAGCATCAACAAGCTGCCTGACAGGACGTAAAACCAGAGTTACTACGGTCGAACTTATGATGATCAGGACCAAGGTCAAAACCACCGTTATCCGCGCAGCCGTGTACTCGGTCTCTCTTATAAGAGCATCCGCGCTCTTCAGGGAGATGCCGAGATTTATAACTCCTATGGCTTTGGATCCTGCCGGTCCGGCCTCTTCGGGCGTCCGGCCCCTGTAAAACCACTCTTCCTCTTCCAGGAAAAGATCCCTCTCGCTCTGCGATATATCCGGGGCTTTACTGAGAACGAAAGCGGATATGTCAATGCTCTTCTCCGAGTCCACTTTCACGCGTCTTATCAGGGGTTTGTCGAGACCGGTCGCCTTCTCCTTTATCTGGGGAACGGGAAGGAGTTCTTTTTCTATGCCTTCCTGTTCCCGTGCGACAAGGACCTCGCCTTTCATGTTTCTTACCGCGCAATAGAGGACATCGGGCTGGTCCATGATACCGCTGGCCAGGTTGTCGAGCATCCTCATGTTACCCGTCAAAACCCCGTATTCGGCGTTATACGCCAGGTTCGTAGAAAGAATGACGCCTTTTTCCTCGTGCTGTGAAACTACAAGAGTCTGTCCGGCCCTGATAAAAAAATAGGATATGGTCACGCTGACAAGAATGATAAGCAGTATCGTGAGTAATATCGATTTGGTTCGTATGCTGATCCTCATATCATTCCGGACGGTTATCTTCCATATACCACGGCCTCTTCAAGATGTTCGGCGGGGATATCAACGCCAATTATCTCCGCCGTTCTTACATTGATAACCAGATGTGTCTTGCGGGGCCTCTTGACGGGTATGTTATGGGTTTTTTGATTTTCAAGGATATCCACGGCGATCTCGGCCGATTGTCTGCCTATATCATGATAGTCGCATTTAAGCGCCATGAGGGCGCCGGCTCTGACGAAATTCTCGGAAAAGGCCATGAACGGAAGATCCGCCCTCAGCGTGGAAAGAATGATGTTCCGGGCGGTGGAAGAATTGTATATCATCGGGTCTACTTCCGCCCACAGGCAATCCGCTTCGGCCAGGACCTCGTCCAGTTTGGGCGATATCTCCGACTCGTCATAAACGGGTTTTGATATCAACTTCAGACCGCTCTTTTCCGCGGCCCGTATTGCTTCGTCAGCGAAACCGCGCCTATTGACAACGTCATAAAGCATGCCCACCTTATCTATGCGGGGAACTATTTTCTTCAACATGCTGAATTGCTTCTGCAAAGATATGTTAAGAGAAACCCCTGTTATATTGCCTCCGGGCCTTTGGAAAGAATCAACTATACCGTTCTCGACCGGGTTAAGCAACATGGTAAAGACCACAGGCCGGGTTTTTATGCTTCTTCTTGCGAAGACGGCGGCTTCGGTGCCGATTACCAGAACGATATTGGCTTCTGACCGATCCACCTCCTTGATAAGAGCTCCCAGGTCGTCCGAGAACTTTTGGAGGTCATGCTCTAAGTAAGTTAAAGCGAAGGCTCTGGCCGACAACTCTTTACGGAAACCCGAATACGCTTCTTCGTAAGGCCGGATCACACGCGACTTAATGACGAAAACGGTCTTTTTATCCCGGGCTTCCGTATCCGGGCAGAAACAGAGCAAAAGCACCATTATCGCTAAACCCGTTCGCGATAACCTTGATCCATGTATATGGTCCGCTTTAAACATAAGTTTCCCTGACTAGAATCTGAGCCTCAGCTCCGCCAAAACCCTCCTGCCGATCGGTTCCCCCTGGCCGGGAGACTCGGTATGCTGGTCCAGCAGGATGTTGCTCCCGCTGACGGCAAGCTCCATGTTCTCGGTGATCCAGTATCCCAGCCTAGCGTTCAGAGTGCTGTACTTGTCTATGGGCTGCCGGTTGTTACCGACATTCTCCCCCTGTCCCACGTAATGCCAGTAAAAGGAGACTTCGGCCCTTTCATCATAGTTCATGAGAACACCCAGATTCCACATGTTCCTGGGCGTGAACCTTATGAACGCGTTCTCGTCGTAATTGACCATCTGCTGAGTATGGTTAGCAAAACACATGAGCCAGTCCGTGGGCCTGTATTCGATGCTGCTCTCCACGCCCCAGGTAGTTGCGTTGCCCTGGTTGAGATATCCGCTCGTTGCTATTAGCGGCACAAAGCTCTCTATCCCCGTGTTGGTCGAATCTATGAAATTCTTTATGTAGCTCACGAAAAAGTCGGTATTGACCTTGATCTTCCTGTCGAAATAATGCCCCTCGTAACCCACTTCACCAGTAACGATCTCTTCTATCTCAAGGTCCTTCTGGCCGAAGCTGTGGGTGCGGGTAGGCGTGTTCTGGTATATATCAAGATAGTATTCACTGAATGTGGGAGCCCGGAAAGCGTTGCCCAGTGAGGCCCTGAGGAAATGGTCCTTGAAAAGCGTGAAGATACCGGCTATCCTCCCGGAAAAATGAAGCCCCGATATCGTATAATAATCCATCCTCCCCGAACCTATAAGCCTGAAGTTATCCATGACCTCCCAGTCATCCTGAAAGTAGGCGTTCCAGATGGTCTGGACCTGGGGGCTTACCACGGGTCCCCAGATATTGGCTTTCGCGTGATCGTACCTGATGCCCGTTCCGACAGTGATGTCATGGCTATCGAAAAGCTCGAAATTGTAGCTCATCTCCGCTTCTACAACGTCTATCTTGGATTTGAACCTTTTCGCATCGGGGTCGTATTCGCCTATGAAATGGTTCCAGAATACCTTGCCCTCGAACCCGTTGATGTCGCAGTCCAGCATGGTGTAGAGATAGCTCATGTCCTGCTCACCCAGGAACGAAGAACTGGTTGAGCTTATGAAGGGAAATTCGCCGATCACGCCTCCGCTGCTAAGCGAGACCGTGGATTCTTCATCTATATAATAATCCACCTGAGCGTTCACCTTGGCCAGATTGGTCTTGAAACTGTCCCTGTAAAAATAATCGTACCTTTTCCATCCAGCGGAAACCTTGTATCCCCAGTCATCCACCCTCTGCCCGTGGACGACGGAGCTTATCGTGTACACGTCGTGGAAGTTCGTCTTTTCGGTGAAATACGTGCCGTCCACTTCCTCAGGGGTTTTCGTGACGATATTGATAAGTCCCTGCAGTGCGTTCGCCCCGTAGAGCGAGGCCACCGGGCCTTTAACTACCTCTATCTGCTTGACCTCATCAGGCTGGATGGTTATGGTATCCCACATGAAAAACCCCTGCGCCGGGAGATACAGGTTCCTTCCGTCAAGCAGAAGAAGAGCCGTGTTATTGATTATCTGGTTCATCCCCCTTATGGCCACATCCGGCTGGGCGATGGTGGTGGTCATGACATTTACCCCGGGCACCTGCCGTAAGGGTTCATATAGATTGATCCCTCCATACATCCTTATCTGTTCCTGGTCCAGGACATATGTGGGTGCGGAGGCCTCTGCAAGGGGCTGGAGTTTTTTCCCGGGGGACACCACCATTGGTATCTGCTCGAAAAGCACCAGTTCCGCCGGAGGGGCCTGGGCGAAGCATGAGCCGCTAAAGGCCGCGAGAATGGAGAATAGAAAGAGTTTTTTGAGCATGTCAATACTCCTCGTTGTCGGACCACTCCAGCATCTGCCAGGGCCATTTTTTCAAAGTCACAGTAAAATAGTAGATCTGGGGAACTTGTACGAAACCCGCTTCAAAATTCTCCCCGAGAACGTTTTGCCCGGAAAAAGTAACTTCAAGCCCGTCGTCGAAAAAAGATTTCCCCACGCAGAAGTCCAGCCTCCAGTGCTTTTTTATGTCAAATTCCGAGCGCGGACTGTCGGCGTCGTTAAAATACACGTATGCGTCACGGAAATTGGCGTTCACGTTCAGCCAGCTACCTCCGAGATACGGCATATTCATAATGGTATCCTCTTCAAGCTTGAGCGTACCCCCCAGATTCGCCTTGTTATCGGGTGAAGCTCCCTGGAATAGCGAAGTAGTGGGGGTGCCTCCGCGGGTATCGGCGATGGTCAGATACGTGTAATTGGCATACAGGGAAAGCCATTCCCACGGCCTGTATGTCGCCGCCAGTTCTACTCCTGAACTCCTGGCCCTGGAAGCATTGTTAAAATCAACTATCCGGGGCTGCGGGGGAACAGCGGAGAACGCCTGGCTTTGAAAGGTCTGGACCATACCCTTGTAAAAAGAGTAGAAAGTATCCGCATCTACGTGAAGCTTACCGTCCATGAACCTTGCCGAATACCCTATCTCAAAAGAATCCACCGTCTCGGTTTTCAACTGGCGGTTCCCCAAAAGCTGCAGAACGTTCCCCGTATCGGACGGGACAAAATTCGTAGCATACTCTTCATAGAAACTGGGCAGGCGGTAACCTCTGGCATAAGTGGCCCTGAAGACATTGTCTCTCACCGGCTCATAAAGAAGAGACGCCCTCGGGGCGAATTGCGTCCGGCGCGTAAGATGAGACCACTCCGCGCGTACACCCGCGACCAGGGTTAACTTTTCAACCAGAGGGCGGTCTTCCAGCAGCACCATCTTCTCGTTGATAAAAGCGGACCAAAGGTCATCGTGGGCGGACTGCCTTACGTTATCCGAAAGCTCCCTTTTGACCTGGAAAGACTCGACCGTGTTATGACGGTAAGAAGCTCCCCAAACGGTGCTGCTTCTTCCCCCGAACAGGTCGAAACTGTCCTGGAACTCTATATCATACTGCCTTTCCCTGTAATCATCGTTCGGTATACCGTTCGAAAGCCTTTTAACATCCCGGTTAATACCCCACCTGTACATCTGAAGATAGCCCGAATGTGTCGGGTTGATATCGTAATTGAACTTTAAGATCTGAAAATCCATCTCGGGGAACTGTTTGGCCGGTGTCGAATTCTGGGCCACTGCGCTGATATTGCGAGGCCCGTAGTTTATCCCGAAAATAAAATCCACGTCAAACGCATCCGTGGCGTTATATTTTATCCTCGAGGTCGCTATCTGGACCTGCTCGCTGTCGGAATAATCCCGCCCGTGGTCGTCACCGTAGCCCCTGTTCATATCGTAGCTGTAAGCCATCCTGAAATCTATATCCCCTGCACTTCCGAGGTCGATATTATCACCGTACCGCCCGATAAATTCGTTCTTTCCGAAATTACTGTAGATATATTTACCAAAGACCCCGGCAGTATCCCCGGGCTCTTTGGTGTTTATATTTATGACGCCGTTAAACGCGTTGAACCCGTAAAGAGTATCATTGGGCCCCCTGAGTATCTCGATCTTGTCGATCTCATCGACGAGAAGCGGGATAAAATCCCAGATCACACCTGAAAAAAGAGGAGTATATATGCTCATACCGTCAAGAAGAACGAGCATGCGCCTTGAAAAGCGCTCGGTAAAACCCCTGGCGGAAACACCCCATGTCCTGCCGTCAAAGGCAATAACATCCACTCCCGGTATCCGCCTGAAAGCATCGGGAGTATCTATTATCCCCCATTCATTCAGATCAGTGGAAGTGATAACGCTTATGGCCGCGGGCGCCTCAAGGATGTCTTCTTCCATCCTGCTCGCGGAATAGACCGTGGGTATCTCCTCGAAAAGCGCAAGTTCCGTCTGGGGGGGCGCGGCCGACTGGGCGAATGCCGGCTTCGCGGCAAAGAAAAGCGATAGCACAATGATCATCATCGGTTTATTAAGCATTTCTTGTGCCTTAGGGTTCGATCAGGTTGTTATACTGCAAATAAAAAGGCGACTCCGATACATATCGGGTCGCCTTTACTCGAAACGTCCATCCAAGATGCGCATATACGCGGGTTCACCTGATGCATAAAACATAAGTTACATAGACGAGATTAAATATAACTTTAATTATTATAATACCTGCCGGTAGCTACAATATTACTCCCCCGACCATCATAAGTCAAATTATTTTCGTTAATTGCTAAAAGCAGGTTTATTTTATTTTACGGCTGCCCGGAAGGGCTGTTTCGGTGACTTTAGGCATTTCGCCGAAAATATCGCGGTAGATCTCGCCGTAACGGTCTTTCCCGCCCATTAAGGCAAAGGTCATGGGCATGACCTCCTTGGCCTTTTCGCTCATCTGCCTGGAGACATTGCGTATATCCCACTGAGCGTGCGCATCTTCACGTAGCCTTGAAATGTGGTAGAGTTCTCTCGCATTAAGCCTCATCAGGACGCGTTTGCGGTGCGCGTTGGTAAGAACGTACGGCGCGGCAAGAGGTTCTCGTTTACTGATGGCATCGTAGGCCTCATTAGTCCTTTCAATTATCTCCATGAACTCTTTTTCAAGACCGGTCTGTTTGATAGACTCGGGAACGGTAACCCCCAGAGAGGGGTCGTATTCCTGGCTGGTTATCGTGGACATGCGGTGCCTTTTAAGCTGCCCGAAACAGGCAGATGAGAGAGCGATGTTGTAAGTGAGGTTAACATACTCGAATTCCCTGAGCATGCTGTCGTAGAACTGCATGTTGCGCCAGGCGGTCTTGAAAATGGACATCTTCTCTTCTTCGGTGATCTCTCTCACCCTGGCAAGGCAATCCTGGTAAGGCAGACCCGATGAAGTATGCAATATGGAAGAAGCCAGGACATCGTCCCCTTGAAGGGTGTATCCTACGAGGCTGACATCCTCCCGGTTATTCCCGGAGGAAGCTTCCTCGCCGATGATGCTTCCGGCGAGCTCCTTAAGCTGCGGATAGGTCAGCCTGTCCTTGTCGTTGGCCTCATGGAATATTACTATGGACGGGGCCACTTCAGAGATCTGTTCGTAAATGGTTTTTCCCAGCTCCTTGACCTCCGCCAGTGGATGTGAAGCGAACCTTCTGAGCATGAGTTCCAGCGTACGGGCATTAAGCGTCTGGCCCACTTGGGATTCGGTGGCAAGAGCAGTTACGTAACGGGCGTCCTCCTTGGCCCAGCCTTCAAGAAGGTTGTGTTTTTTTGGGTCGGAGGCAAGATCACTGTTCTTGCTGAAGATGTGTTCTTTCAACCGCTCGAAGAACCTGAAGTAAGCTTCGTTCTGGATGCGTATGACTTCCCGGAAAATGTCTTCCAGATCAGTGCCTTTTATTTCGGCGGGTATCACGAAATCCTTGTCCAGTGTGATGTACCTCTGGGATTTTTCCGTGTAGGAGCAAAGGCGGAATTTCTCCAGCTCCTCCATGGCGAACCGGGAGACGCCCAGTATGTCAAGGTTGAACACGGCGTGTTCGGCCACCGAATGGTGGCCCATCCTGAATATGATGGTCGAATTGGATTTTCTGGACCTTTCCACCTCCCGGCGGGCGTCCTCCCTTATTTTATCGACAGGACGCGGGTCGCGGCTTATGCGCGCGTAGGCGGCCGAGAGGACTTCGGGGGTAAGATCGTCCCTTTTGCCCGCTTTTTCCTCAAGTTCGCTCAAAACACCCGTATCAACGTTATACCCGGCAAGATATACTTTCATCACGTTCCGTCCTTTTAATAACGATTAATTCAGAAGTCCTTATTGGGGGATACACAAACCGCAAAAAGCGGTAACAATAATGATAACATAAATGGCGGGGATTTTAAACCAATTATGTGCCTGCGGGGAACGGAAACTAGTCCCCGTTCTCGATCTT from Candidatus Omnitrophota bacterium harbors:
- a CDS encoding TonB-dependent receptor, translating into MLKKLFLFSILAAFSGSCFAQAPPAELVLFEQIPMVVSPGKKLQPLAEASAPTYVLDQEQIRMYGGINLYEPLRQVPGVNVMTTTIAQPDVAIRGMNQIINNTALLLLDGRNLYLPAQGFFMWDTITIQPDEVKQIEVVKGPVASLYGANALQGLINIVTKTPEEVDGTYFTEKTNFHDVYTISSVVHGQRVDDWGYKVSAGWKRYDYFYRDSFKTNLAKVNAQVDYYIDEESTVSLSSGGVIGEFPFISSTSSSFLGEQDMSYLYTMLDCDINGFEGKVFWNHFIGEYDPDAKRFKSKIDVVEAEMSYNFELFDSHDITVGTGIRYDHAKANIWGPVVSPQVQTIWNAYFQDDWEVMDNFRLIGSGRMDYYTISGLHFSGRIAGIFTLFKDHFLRASLGNAFRAPTFSEYYLDIYQNTPTRTHSFGQKDLEIEEIVTGEVGYEGHYFDRKIKVNTDFFVSYIKNFIDSTNTGIESFVPLIATSGYLNQGNATTWGVESSIEYRPTDWLMCFANHTQQMVNYDENAFIRFTPRNMWNLGVLMNYDERAEVSFYWHYVGQGENVGNNRQPIDKYSTLNARLGYWITENMELAVSGSNILLDQHTESPGQGEPIGRRVLAELRLRF
- a CDS encoding thymidylate synthase (FAD) encodes the protein MMKVYLAGYNVDTGVLSELEEKAGKRDDLTPEVLSAAYARISRDPRPVDKIREDARREVERSRKSNSTIIFRMGHHSVAEHAVFNLDILGVSRFAMEELEKFRLCSYTEKSQRYITLDKDFVIPAEIKGTDLEDIFREVIRIQNEAYFRFFERLKEHIFSKNSDLASDPKKHNLLEGWAKEDARYVTALATESQVGQTLNARTLELMLRRFASHPLAEVKELGKTIYEQISEVAPSIVIFHEANDKDRLTYPQLKELAGSIIGEEASSGNNREDVSLVGYTLQGDDVLASSILHTSSGLPYQDCLARVREITEEEKMSIFKTAWRNMQFYDSMLREFEYVNLTYNIALSSACFGQLKRHRMSTITSQEYDPSLGVTVPESIKQTGLEKEFMEIIERTNEAYDAISKREPLAAPYVLTNAHRKRVLMRLNARELYHISRLREDAHAQWDIRNVSRQMSEKAKEVMPMTFALMGGKDRYGEIYRDIFGEMPKVTETALPGSRKIK
- a CDS encoding PAS domain S-box protein: MRISIRTKSILLTILLIILVSVTISYFFIRAGQTLVVSQHEEKGVILSTNLAYNAEYGVLTGNMRMLDNLASGIMDQPDVLYCAVRNMKGEVLVAREQEGIEKELLPVPQIKEKATGLDKPLIRRVKVDSEKSIDISAFVLSKAPDISQSERDLFLEEEEWFYRGRTPEEAGPAGSKAIGVINLGISLKSADALIRETEYTAARITVVLTLVLIIISSTVVTLVLRPVRQLVDATNEVAKGDLDVRVPARTSDEVGELATSFNKMAEELKKSTVSIKVLQDAEKRFQDITKNVGDWVWEVDPGGRYTYSSSVSEKVIGYKPEQVIGKHFSDFFPEDQKEELTREINEMIDKREKFSNYVNPLVNKKGEVVKVETNALPVFDEEGELAGYRGVDRDITERERVKEAQRLTQLGKLVSDMAHEVNNPLMVISGRAQISLMEQPKNDVINESLSIIMDQCYRAKNIIERLLLFSRPSKKQMKEVDINEAVNFAMQMLEHQMGLKDIKVDTVLDETIPHVQVDEKQMHEIFVNLIRNAADAMPEGGQLTITTSLKGDNIWIDFKDTGIGISEEDMQKIFDPFFTTKDHGTGLGLSVCYGIIKAHGGEMKYSSTPGKGTTATVILPVS
- a CDS encoding TonB-dependent receptor; protein product: MLNKPMMIIVLSLFFAAKPAFAQSAAPPQTELALFEEIPTVYSASRMEEDILEAPAAISVITSTDLNEWGIIDTPDAFRRIPGVDVIAFDGRTWGVSARGFTERFSRRMLVLLDGMSIYTPLFSGVIWDFIPLLVDEIDKIEILRGPNDTLYGFNAFNGVININTKEPGDTAGVFGKYIYSNFGKNEFIGRYGDNIDLGSAGDIDFRMAYSYDMNRGYGDDHGRDYSDSEQVQIATSRIKYNATDAFDVDFIFGINYGPRNISAVAQNSTPAKQFPEMDFQILKFNYDINPTHSGYLQMYRWGINRDVKRLSNGIPNDDYRERQYDIEFQDSFDLFGGRSSTVWGASYRHNTVESFQVKRELSDNVRQSAHDDLWSAFINEKMVLLEDRPLVEKLTLVAGVRAEWSHLTRRTQFAPRASLLYEPVRDNVFRATYARGYRLPSFYEEYATNFVPSDTGNVLQLLGNRQLKTETVDSFEIGYSARFMDGKLHVDADTFYSFYKGMVQTFQSQAFSAVPPQPRIVDFNNASRARSSGVELAATYRPWEWLSLYANYTYLTIADTRGGTPTTSLFQGASPDNKANLGGTLKLEEDTIMNMPYLGGSWLNVNANFRDAYVYFNDADSPRSEFDIKKHWRLDFCVGKSFFDDGLEVTFSGQNVLGENFEAGFVQVPQIYYFTVTLKKWPWQMLEWSDNEEY